A genomic segment from Streptomyces sp. NBC_00459 encodes:
- the absR1 gene encoding beta-glucuronidase AbsR1: MNARFCSLAQQPAPTFAPGLPAERRSALLSGRLMWVNGTVLHYYFFDRDNDGSVIPLPGTGETRWESWAGAEAQREVVRDCFREWLDLGIGLSFVEVRDRSEAELRIGFQTGDGSYSTVGRDALSVGLGRRTMNFGWDLTAPGERATALHEIGHALGLLHEHQNPFAGIHWDDEAVYDDLAGPPNFWGRDKTYFNILRKLDPDEVNGSVWDPLSIMEYPFSAGLVLEPEQFRSGVRPLGTLSPADKEFVLRWYPPTGTRRPAELAPFRSAPLRLGAGEQADFGIAPPETRDYTVGTFGESDTVVAVFEEIDGEPRYLSAEDDGGTPHNAHVRVRLVKGRHYFVRVRLYSTWGSGETAVMCW; the protein is encoded by the coding sequence ATGAACGCACGGTTCTGCTCACTCGCGCAGCAACCGGCCCCCACCTTCGCACCGGGGCTGCCGGCCGAGCGGCGCAGCGCGCTCCTCTCGGGGCGTCTGATGTGGGTGAACGGCACCGTGCTCCACTACTACTTCTTCGACCGGGACAACGACGGTTCGGTCATCCCGCTGCCGGGGACCGGGGAGACGCGGTGGGAGTCGTGGGCCGGCGCAGAGGCACAGCGCGAGGTCGTCCGCGACTGCTTCCGGGAGTGGCTCGACCTGGGGATCGGGCTGTCGTTCGTCGAGGTGCGCGACCGTTCGGAGGCCGAACTGCGCATCGGGTTCCAGACCGGTGACGGTTCCTACTCCACGGTCGGGCGGGACGCACTCTCGGTGGGTCTGGGGCGGCGCACGATGAACTTCGGCTGGGATCTGACCGCGCCCGGGGAGCGCGCGACGGCCCTGCACGAGATCGGGCACGCCCTGGGCCTGCTCCACGAACACCAGAACCCGTTCGCCGGCATCCACTGGGACGACGAGGCCGTGTACGACGACCTGGCCGGACCGCCCAACTTCTGGGGCCGCGACAAGACGTACTTCAACATTCTCCGCAAGCTCGACCCGGACGAGGTCAACGGCTCCGTCTGGGACCCGCTGTCGATCATGGAGTATCCGTTCTCGGCGGGGCTGGTCCTGGAACCGGAGCAGTTCCGGTCCGGGGTGAGGCCTCTGGGGACGCTCTCCCCGGCCGACAAGGAGTTCGTGCTCCGCTGGTATCCGCCGACGGGCACGCGCAGGCCGGCCGAACTCGCGCCGTTCCGGTCCGCGCCCCTGCGCCTCGGCGCGGGCGAGCAGGCCGACTTCGGCATCGCGCCGCCGGAGACCCGCGACTACACCGTGGGGACCTTCGGGGAGAGCGACACGGTCGTCGCGGTCTTCGAGGAGATCGACGGCGAGCCCCGCTACCTCTCCGCCGAGGACGACGGCGGCACTCCGCACAACGCCCATGTCAGGGTCCGGCTCGTCAAGGGCCGCCACTACTTCGTCCGCGTACGCCTCTACTCCACGTGGGGATCGGGGGAAACGGCCGTCATGTGCTGGTGA
- a CDS encoding NtaA/DmoA family FMN-dependent monooxygenase (This protein belongs to a clade of FMN-dependent monooxygenases, within a broader family of flavin-dependent oxidoreductases, the luciferase-like monooxygenase (LMM) family, some of whose members use coenzyme F420 rather than FMN.) encodes MSKPLKQIHLAAHFPGVNNTTVWSDPQAGSHIEFSSFVHFARTAERAKFDFLFLAEGLRLREQGGKIYDLDVVGRPDTFTVLTALAAVTEHLGLTGTINSTFNEPYEVARQFASLDHLSDGRAAWNVVTSWDAFTGENFRRGGFLPQNERYSRAKEFLQTAGELFDSWHGDEVLADQHTGTFLRDAKAGAFVHSGQHFDIEGQFNVPRSPQGRPVIFQAGDSDEGREFAASTADAIFSRYATLKEGREFYTDVKNRLAKYGRHADQLKILPAASFVLGDTDAEAEELAREVRRLQVSGATAIKHLEFVWNRDLSAYDPDGPLPDIDPDLGEHTVARGRAQVRMYRDPLATAREWRERAEANNWSIRDLVIETGNRQNFVGSPATVAETINDFVQADASDGFILVPHITPGGLDGFADTVVPLLQERGVFRTEYEGTTLRDRLGLAHPDAEAAGERAAS; translated from the coding sequence ATGAGCAAGCCGCTGAAGCAGATCCACCTGGCCGCGCACTTCCCCGGCGTCAACAACACCACCGTGTGGAGCGACCCGCAGGCCGGCAGCCATATCGAGTTCAGCTCCTTCGTCCACTTCGCCCGGACAGCCGAACGCGCCAAGTTCGACTTCCTGTTCCTCGCCGAGGGGCTGCGGCTGCGCGAACAGGGCGGAAAGATATACGACCTGGACGTCGTCGGGCGGCCCGACACCTTCACCGTCCTCACCGCGCTCGCCGCCGTCACCGAGCACCTCGGCCTCACCGGCACCATCAACTCCACCTTCAACGAGCCCTACGAGGTGGCCCGCCAGTTCGCCAGCCTCGACCACCTGTCCGACGGACGCGCCGCCTGGAACGTCGTCACCTCCTGGGACGCCTTCACCGGCGAGAACTTCCGGCGCGGCGGCTTCCTCCCGCAGAACGAGCGCTACTCACGGGCGAAGGAGTTCCTGCAGACCGCGGGCGAGCTCTTCGACTCCTGGCACGGCGACGAGGTTCTCGCCGACCAGCACACCGGCACCTTCCTGCGGGACGCGAAGGCCGGCGCCTTCGTGCACTCGGGTCAGCACTTCGACATCGAGGGCCAGTTCAACGTGCCCCGCTCCCCGCAGGGCCGCCCGGTGATCTTCCAGGCCGGCGACTCCGACGAGGGCCGCGAGTTCGCCGCGTCTACCGCCGACGCGATCTTCAGCCGGTACGCCACCCTCAAGGAGGGCCGGGAGTTCTACACGGACGTCAAGAACCGCCTGGCCAAGTACGGCCGCCACGCCGACCAGCTCAAGATCCTGCCCGCCGCGAGCTTCGTCCTCGGCGACACGGACGCCGAGGCGGAGGAACTCGCCCGCGAGGTACGCCGTCTGCAGGTCAGCGGGGCCACCGCCATCAAGCACCTGGAGTTCGTCTGGAACCGGGACCTGTCCGCGTACGACCCGGACGGCCCACTGCCCGACATCGACCCCGACCTCGGCGAACACACCGTCGCCCGCGGCCGGGCCCAGGTGCGGATGTACCGCGACCCGCTGGCCACCGCCCGCGAGTGGCGGGAGCGCGCGGAGGCCAACAACTGGTCCATCCGTGACCTCGTCATCGAGACCGGCAACCGGCAGAACTTCGTCGGCTCCCCGGCCACCGTCGCCGAGACCATCAACGACTTCGTCCAGGCCGACGCGAGTGACGGCTTCATCCTGGTCCCGCACATCACCCCGGGCGGCCTCGACGGCTTCGCCGACACGGTCGTCCCGCTGCTCCAGGAACGCGGTGTCTTCCGTACGGAGTACGAGGGCACCACCCTCCGCGACCGGCTCGGCCTCGCCCACCCCGACGCCGAGGCGGCGGGTGAACGCGCGGCGTCCTGA
- a CDS encoding LLM class flavin-dependent oxidoreductase, whose amino-acid sequence MSSSPSSLHLAVALDGAGWHPAAWREPVARPRELFTARYWADLVAEAERGLLDFVTIEDGLGLQSSHPLEPDGRTDQVRGRLDAVLIAARVAPLTRHIGIVPTVVTTHTEPFHLSKAIATLDYVSTGRAGLRVQITARQNEAAHFGRRPIPHIDPLNDPPAWESVAALFDEAADYVEVVRRLWDSWEDDAEIRDTATGRFIDRDKLHYVDFESPHFSVKGPSITPRPPQGQPIVTALAHDTVPYRLVARSADVGYVTPHDTGQARAIVEEIRTEQTAAGRAGELLHVFGDLVVLLDDDPAEAAARRERLDALAGYAYTSDARIFAGTPAQLADLLQELASAGLSGFRLRPAVAGHDLPAITRRLVPELQRRGAFRQAYEADTLRGLLGLTRPANRYATATAAVGA is encoded by the coding sequence GTGTCCTCGTCACCCTCTTCTCTGCACCTCGCCGTCGCCCTCGACGGCGCCGGCTGGCACCCGGCCGCCTGGCGCGAACCCGTCGCCCGGCCGCGTGAGCTGTTCACCGCCCGCTACTGGGCCGACCTGGTCGCCGAGGCGGAGCGCGGGCTGCTCGACTTCGTGACCATCGAGGACGGCCTCGGCCTCCAGTCCTCGCACCCCCTCGAACCGGACGGCCGTACCGACCAGGTCCGGGGCCGCCTCGACGCCGTCCTGATCGCCGCCCGGGTCGCCCCGCTCACCCGGCACATCGGCATCGTCCCGACGGTCGTCACCACCCACACCGAGCCGTTCCACCTCTCCAAGGCGATCGCCACCCTCGACTACGTGAGCACCGGCCGCGCGGGTCTGCGCGTCCAGATCACCGCCCGCCAGAACGAGGCGGCCCACTTCGGGCGCCGCCCGATACCGCACATCGACCCGCTGAACGACCCGCCGGCGTGGGAGTCGGTGGCGGCGCTCTTCGACGAGGCCGCCGACTACGTCGAGGTGGTGCGCCGGCTCTGGGACAGCTGGGAGGACGACGCGGAGATCCGCGACACCGCGACCGGCCGCTTCATCGACCGCGACAAGCTGCACTACGTCGACTTCGAGAGCCCCCACTTCAGCGTCAAGGGGCCGTCGATCACCCCTCGCCCGCCGCAGGGCCAGCCGATCGTCACCGCGCTTGCCCACGACACCGTCCCGTACCGGCTGGTGGCCCGCTCGGCCGACGTCGGATACGTCACCCCGCACGACACCGGCCAGGCCCGCGCCATCGTCGAGGAGATCCGCACCGAGCAGACGGCGGCCGGCCGCGCCGGTGAACTCCTGCACGTCTTCGGCGACTTGGTCGTCCTCCTCGACGACGATCCCGCCGAGGCCGCCGCCCGCCGTGAGCGACTGGATGCCCTCGCCGGTTACGCATACACCAGCGACGCCCGGATCTTCGCCGGTACGCCCGCACAACTCGCCGACCTGCTGCAGGAGTTGGCGTCGGCCGGACTCAGCGGCTTCCGGCTGCGGCCCGCCGTCGCCGGGCACGACCTCCCGGCGATCACCCGGCGACTGGTACCCGAACTCCAGCGCCGGGGCGCCTTCCGGCAGGCGTACGAGGCCGACACCCTGCGCGGGCTGCTGGGCCTGACCCGCCCCGCCAACCGTTACGCCACCGCCACCGCTGCTGTCGGCGCCTGA